The proteins below are encoded in one region of Pacificitalea manganoxidans:
- a CDS encoding LysR family transcriptional regulator: MKLEQLKALRAVVETGSVKAASLRLNRTQPAVSQALKALELQTGTELFDRSGYRLDLTPVGRRVYLQSLRVLAEADDLTQLVRHFEKGQEETLTIAIDASVDSGLWMPALAKLQAEFPDTRVVLRAEMLSGAVSAVRSGEAALAIAPMLSVLLEEEGLSHLRVGRHAMRNVAAPALIAAMNAPSRLSDLRRFTQVIVHDSGEAGGMFDRELGVQKGQRRWYVGDLHSKKALLLAGLGWGRMPDHMIAAELASGALQDIVLPHTHLPFEAGIYAFRQPRPVIGPVAETLWHSFEALAQNP; encoded by the coding sequence ATGAAGCTTGAGCAATTGAAAGCGTTGCGCGCGGTCGTCGAAACAGGCTCCGTCAAGGCGGCGTCACTGCGGCTGAACCGCACCCAGCCTGCCGTCAGTCAGGCGCTAAAGGCCTTGGAGCTTCAGACCGGGACCGAGCTTTTCGACCGGTCCGGGTATCGGCTTGATCTGACCCCGGTCGGGCGCCGGGTCTATCTGCAATCGCTGCGGGTTCTGGCAGAAGCCGATGATCTGACGCAGCTTGTCCGGCATTTCGAGAAGGGTCAGGAGGAAACGCTCACAATCGCCATCGATGCCAGCGTCGACAGCGGTCTGTGGATGCCTGCGTTGGCGAAACTGCAAGCGGAGTTCCCCGATACGCGGGTCGTTCTGCGGGCCGAAATGCTGTCAGGAGCCGTCAGCGCGGTCCGCTCAGGTGAGGCGGCGCTTGCCATCGCGCCGATGCTTTCGGTTCTGCTGGAGGAGGAGGGTCTAAGCCACCTGCGAGTGGGTCGCCATGCCATGCGGAACGTCGCGGCCCCGGCCCTGATTGCGGCAATGAACGCGCCGAGCCGCCTGTCTGATCTGCGTCGCTTCACGCAAGTCATCGTTCACGACAGCGGGGAGGCGGGCGGCATGTTCGATCGGGAACTCGGCGTGCAGAAGGGGCAGCGCCGCTGGTATGTCGGGGACCTCCACAGCAAGAAAGCCCTGCTGCTCGCCGGTCTCGGCTGGGGGCGTATGCCGGATCACATGATCGCGGCGGAACTGGCCTCGGGCGCGCTGCAAGACATCGTGCTCCCCCACACCCACCTACCGTTTGAGGCAGGCATCTACGCGTTCCGCCAACCCCGCCCGGTCATCGGCCCGGTCGCGGAAACACTATGGCACAGCTTCGAAGCGCTGGCCCAGAACCCCTGA
- a CDS encoding NAD(P)/FAD-dependent oxidoreductase, which produces MTQKIVIVGGGYIGAELAQSLDDKADVTLIEPRSHFVHAPAMIRAVVDPALLDRALIPYDALLERGRVLRARAASVDGSGVTLEDGQHVPASQIVIATGSGNATPFKPAGDDIEAFRAENARVHAQLRAATSVAIVGGGAVGTELAGEIAHAMPDKRITLISGQPRLIPDKPARLGTALARKLEQAGVELILGQRANDLESMTAPHAGLLRLSDGSTRNFDLIFPALGARAQSDLLQDLPGVRIGAAGRVKVDPWLRPSTYPNVFAAGDVADPGDAMTIVATSRQLPWLKKTLLGLGEGTPLEQLKRYKPWGERAPILVPLGPQRGNSYLGLFTAGDLVTRMIKGKDLFIGKYRLLFKQT; this is translated from the coding sequence ATGACCCAGAAAATCGTGATTGTCGGCGGCGGCTATATCGGCGCCGAGCTGGCGCAGTCGCTCGACGATAAGGCCGATGTGACGCTGATTGAGCCGCGCAGCCACTTCGTGCACGCGCCGGCGATGATCCGGGCCGTGGTCGACCCCGCGCTTCTGGACCGGGCGCTGATCCCCTATGACGCCCTGCTGGAGCGGGGACGGGTGCTGCGCGCGCGGGCGGCGTCGGTGGACGGATCGGGCGTGACGCTGGAGGACGGGCAACATGTTCCCGCCAGTCAGATCGTCATCGCAACCGGGTCTGGCAATGCCACGCCGTTCAAGCCTGCCGGCGACGACATCGAGGCATTCCGCGCGGAAAATGCCCGTGTTCATGCGCAGCTTCGCGCGGCCACAAGCGTGGCGATCGTCGGGGGCGGTGCGGTCGGCACCGAACTTGCCGGTGAGATCGCCCATGCCATGCCCGACAAGCGGATCACGCTGATTTCCGGGCAACCGCGACTGATCCCGGATAAGCCTGCGCGGCTGGGCACCGCCTTGGCGCGCAAGCTGGAACAGGCGGGCGTGGAGTTGATCTTGGGGCAGCGGGCCAATGACCTTGAAAGTATGACCGCGCCGCATGCGGGCCTTTTGCGGCTCAGCGACGGATCAACGCGCAACTTCGATCTGATCTTCCCGGCGCTCGGCGCGCGTGCGCAGTCGGACCTTCTGCAAGACTTGCCCGGGGTGCGGATCGGCGCCGCGGGCCGGGTCAAGGTCGATCCGTGGCTGCGCCCTTCCACCTACCCGAATGTCTTTGCCGCGGGGGATGTGGCTGATCCCGGTGACGCGATGACCATCGTCGCCACCAGCCGCCAACTGCCGTGGCTTAAGAAAACGCTGCTTGGCCTCGGCGAAGGCACGCCCCTTGAACAACTGAAACGTTACAAGCCGTGGGGGGAGAGGGCGCCCATCCTCGTGCCGCTTGGGCCGCAGCGCGGGAATTCCTACCTTGGCCTCTTTACCGCAGGCGATCTGGTGACGCGGATGATCAAGGGGAAGGATCTGTTCATCGGGAAATACAGGCTGCTGTTCAAACAGACCTGA
- a CDS encoding SDR family oxidoreductase — translation MADKTFGAKGWTPAQLGTLTGKTYLITGANAGAGFQAARILLSKGARVVMLNRSAEKSTAAVEDLRREFGADADVGFIRMDLADLASVRAAATEALQTVPRIDALICNAAIAQVPTRKLTPDGFESQLGTNHYGHFVLAGMLFDRIEASQGRIVVVASLGYKMGLRTIRFDDMNWDNGYSANPAYSQSKLAQMMFAYELQDRVKAAGRSVEVYVCHPGASATSLIKTSGGLGTRIMFKLMSMSPLVQSAEKGAYPEVMCATQDGLEPRALYGPTGRMEWVGPVGRGTLEPHAYDKAVMTRLWARTEKDTGFSWGW, via the coding sequence ATGGCAGACAAGACATTCGGCGCCAAAGGCTGGACCCCGGCGCAGCTTGGCACGCTCACCGGCAAGACCTATCTCATCACCGGCGCCAATGCGGGCGCAGGGTTTCAGGCGGCGCGTATCCTGCTGTCGAAAGGCGCGCGGGTGGTAATGCTGAACCGTAGTGCGGAAAAATCGACCGCCGCCGTCGAGGATTTGCGCCGTGAGTTCGGTGCGGACGCTGACGTGGGCTTCATCCGCATGGACCTTGCCGATCTGGCATCTGTGCGCGCCGCCGCAACCGAAGCGCTGCAAACGGTGCCCCGGATCGACGCGCTCATCTGCAACGCCGCCATCGCGCAGGTGCCCACCCGGAAGCTGACCCCGGACGGGTTCGAAAGCCAGCTTGGCACCAACCATTACGGGCATTTCGTTCTCGCCGGGATGCTGTTTGACCGGATCGAGGCATCGCAGGGCCGGATCGTCGTGGTGGCCAGTCTTGGCTACAAAATGGGACTGCGCACCATCCGGTTCGACGACATGAACTGGGACAACGGCTACAGCGCCAACCCTGCCTATAGCCAAAGCAAGCTGGCGCAGATGATGTTCGCCTACGAGTTGCAGGACCGGGTGAAGGCCGCAGGCCGTTCGGTCGAGGTCTATGTTTGCCATCCCGGCGCATCGGCCACGTCGCTGATCAAGACCAGCGGCGGTTTGGGCACCCGGATCATGTTCAAGCTGATGTCGATGTCGCCCCTCGTCCAATCCGCCGAGAAAGGCGCTTATCCGGAGGTGATGTGCGCTACCCAAGACGGGCTGGAGCCGCGTGCGCTGTATGGCCCGACAGGGCGGATGGAATGGGTGGGCCCCGTGGGACGCGGCACGCTGGAACCCCACGCCTATGATAAGGCGGTCATGACACGCCTGTGGGCGCGGACGGAAAAAGACACCGGGTTTAGCTGGGGCTGGTAA